The DNA sequence CATTAAAGGAGTATGAAATGCCCCAAAAACTTTTAAGCGAACTGCTTTTTTACAGCCCAAATTACGAAACAATTGGACCGTCTCATCGACTTTTTCTTCTACTCCTGCGACTACAAGCTGGTTTGGTGTATTATAATTAGCAATCCAAATCCCTTCGCCCAGACTTTTTATATTTTCCTCTATAACTTCGGAAGGCAAGCCTAATAAAGCGGCCATAGCTCCAGGACTCTGTTTACAAGCCTCATTCATTAACTGACCTCGCTTTCTAACAAGCCTAAGTCCATCAATTATCGAAATTCTATTAGAAGCAGCTAAAGCAGTATACTCGCCTAAACTTAGGCCAGCAACCAAAGAGGGTTCAATAGAAGAACGTTGAGATAAAATCTTAATTACAGCCATACTATGAAGATAAATAGCTAATTGGCTATGCACTGTTTCCATTAAAAGATCTTCAGGACCTTTAAACATGATTGAGGTTATAGAAAATCCTAATGACTCATTAGCAAAATCAAAAAGATCAGCAACTTCAGGATACTGCTCATATAAATCTTGTCCCATGCCTACATATTGGCTCCCTTGCCCCGGGAACAAAAAACCATAACGTTTTTTCATCAAAAATCGCCCTTGTTAGACTTGCTCTAAAACTACAGCGCCCCAGGATAAACCGCCTCCAAAGGCTGCTAAAAGCAAATAATCATGAAGCTTTATACAGTCCTCACGGACTAACTCATCCAAAGCAATACCCACAGATGAAGCGGCTGTATTTCCATATTTATGTAAACTCTTAAAAACTCTAGTCTGATCAATTTCAAAACGCTTAGCTAAAGCATCTATGATTCTT is a window from the Chlamydia serpentis genome containing:
- the fabD gene encoding ACP S-malonyltransferase, translated to MKKRYGFLFPGQGSQYVGMGQDLYEQYPEVADLFDFANESLGFSITSIMFKGPEDLLMETVHSQLAIYLHSMAVIKILSQRSSIEPSLVAGLSLGEYTALAASNRISIIDGLRLVRKRGQLMNEACKQSPGAMAALLGLPSEVIEENIKSLGEGIWIANYNTPNQLVVAGVEEKVDETVQLFRNLGCKKAVRLKVFGAFHTPLMQTAQDGLAPDIYALSIKDLDLPLVSHVVARSLVDAEEIRSCLTRQTTSPTLWYQSCYHMEPEVDEFLELGPGRVLSGLNRSMGISKRISSLGTVENIEKFVSEV